One window of the Trifolium pratense cultivar HEN17-A07 linkage group LG2, ARS_RC_1.1, whole genome shotgun sequence genome contains the following:
- the LOC123904754 gene encoding uncharacterized protein LOC123904754 has translation MRIATQLLIQWLFFETVRHTYALEVLSRGTKYGGNPAHDVVSMRSRLDEMTRDDFIWRPYQDIALNAIEEDTHCWSATTYLICFEILEYHQTDRVKLQFGIKQTRLRPAENMSKYHKQTRRGGAKDRWDVEYESFIDDWNNRHTKVITGTHANKLPNSYFEWYYNTFNPFFFKPPPTLNNPSTSTREFTPDPDQTPMQTTTQNQSAPYLDYTPPQFPIYDHQTYISPPTTNFYDQQNFYPSNDPNFHTPAQQNFYTPAQQNFPNNLFTSPQHNTYDTQNSVGSSWINELITLDDPNNPNIFDNLSGVPFTSLFNDTSTSNFFNASISSNPTASFQYQQDDVEQHQGELRRGDRVRHAPTCGTGGHLGDDDVGGGGGRGRGRARGRDN, from the exons ATGCGC ATTGCAACACAGCTGCTGATTCAGTGGCTCTTCTTTGAAACAGTACGACACACTTATGCACTCGA AGTACTATCTCGTGGCACAAAATATGGTGGAAATCCAGCACACGATGTAGTTTCAATGAGGAGTAGGCTCGATGAAATGACTAGAGATGAC TTTATTTGGAGGCCTTATCAAGACATAGCACTTAATGCTATAGAGGAGGACACTCATTGTTGGTCTGCAACCACGTACCTaatatgttttgaaattttggaGTACCACCAAACCGACCGAGTTAAACTCCAGTTTGGAATCAAACAAACTAGATTGCGCCCAGCAGAAAACATGTCAAAATATCACAAGCAAACTAGGCGTGGAGGAGCAAAAGATAGATGGGATGTTGAATATGAAAGTTTTATCGACGATTGGAATAATCGTCACACTAAGGTGATAACTGGCACACATGCAAATAAACTTCCAAATTCTTATTTTGAGTGGTATTATAATACCTTCAATCCGTTCTTCTTCAAACCCCCACCCACACTAAACAATCCATCTACCTCAACCCGTGAATTTACCCCTGACCCTGACCAAACACCCATGCAAACCACAACACAAAATCAATCAGCTCCATACCTAGATTATACCCCTCCCCAATTCCCAATCTATGACCATCAAACCTACATCTcaccaccaacaacaaattTCTACGACCAACAAAACTTCTACCCATCTAATGACCCAAATTTCCACACACCAGCCCAACAAAATTTCTACACACCGGCCCAACAAAATTTCCCCAACAACCTATTCACTTCACCCCAACACAATACCTACGACACTCAAAACTCTGTGGGTTCGTCATGGATTAATGAGTTGATTACTCTTGATGATCCTAATAATCCTAATATTTTTGACAACCTTTCTGGTGTGCCATTTACCTCCTTGTTCAACGACACATCTACATCAAACTTTTTCAATGCCTCAATTTCGAGTAATCCTACTGCAtcttttcagtatcaacaagaCGATGTGGAACAACATCAAGGAGAACTTCGAAGAGGTGATCGTGTTCGTCATGCTCCTACATGTGGTACTGGAGGTCATTTAGGTGACGATGacgttggtggtggtggtggtcgtGGTCGTGGTCGTGCTCGTGGTCGTGATAATTAG